The proteins below come from a single Mesobacillus jeotgali genomic window:
- the mtnK gene encoding S-methyl-5-thioribose kinase, whose product MSDFNTYFLMKADEVISYVKEKTDFFDRDAELSCTEIGDGNLNYVFRVIDGKSDKSLIVKQAGDTARISDEFKLSTNRIRIESNVLKLEGELAPGLVPDVYLFDDVMNCCVMEDLSDHTILRTALNEGRIFPKLADDLTTFMVNTLLLTSDVVMEHKAKKALVQDYINPELCEISEDLVYSEPFTDHNSRNDLFPANKEWIEENIYGDDKLRFEAAKLKFAFMTNAQALVHGDLHSGSVFVKEDSTKVIDPEFAFYGPMGYDVGNVVANLMFAWSRAYVTNADEKYVSWLEGSIKDTVNLFAEKFLASWKENVTDVMAKEQGFDRWYLDSVLQDTASVTGMEMTRRIAGLAKVKDLTTIADEKQRVTAERICLSAAKQFILNSADYKTGEQFLQVLKDSASSHNMR is encoded by the coding sequence ATGTCTGATTTTAATACTTATTTTTTGATGAAGGCTGATGAGGTCATTTCATATGTGAAGGAAAAGACCGACTTTTTTGATAGAGACGCTGAATTGAGCTGTACCGAAATTGGGGATGGCAATTTGAATTACGTTTTCCGCGTAATTGATGGGAAATCGGATAAATCATTGATTGTGAAGCAGGCTGGTGATACAGCGAGGATTTCCGATGAGTTCAAGCTTTCTACAAACCGGATCAGAATTGAGTCCAATGTGCTTAAGCTTGAGGGTGAACTGGCACCGGGTCTAGTTCCTGATGTATACCTATTTGATGATGTAATGAACTGCTGTGTAATGGAGGATCTGTCTGATCATACAATCCTACGTACAGCGCTTAATGAAGGCCGCATTTTTCCGAAGCTTGCGGATGACCTGACGACTTTCATGGTCAATACGCTTCTGCTGACTTCTGATGTGGTCATGGAGCATAAAGCAAAGAAGGCGCTTGTTCAGGACTATATCAACCCTGAATTGTGCGAAATTTCAGAGGACCTTGTATACTCTGAACCTTTCACTGACCATAACAGCCGAAATGATCTGTTCCCGGCCAATAAGGAATGGATTGAAGAGAATATTTACGGCGATGATAAATTGCGCTTCGAAGCGGCAAAGCTGAAATTTGCTTTCATGACCAATGCCCAGGCGCTTGTGCATGGTGATTTGCACTCAGGATCTGTTTTTGTAAAAGAAGATTCTACAAAAGTAATCGATCCTGAATTCGCGTTTTACGGACCGATGGGTTACGACGTTGGAAACGTAGTGGCTAACCTGATGTTTGCCTGGTCGCGTGCATATGTGACAAACGCTGATGAGAAGTATGTTTCCTGGCTTGAGGGAAGTATTAAAGATACGGTGAACCTTTTTGCAGAAAAATTCCTGGCAAGCTGGAAGGAAAATGTAACGGATGTCATGGCAAAAGAGCAGGGCTTCGACCGCTGGTATCTGGATTCTGTCCTTCAGGATACGGCTTCCGTAACCGGAATGGAAATGACACGCCGTATTGCAGGATTGGCAAAGGTGAAGGATTTGACGACGATTGCTGACGAAAAGCAGCGTGTCACCGCGGAGAGAATTTGCCTGTCTGCAGCAAAGCAGTTCATCTTGAATTCTGCAGACTACAAAACGGGAGAGCAGTTTTTACAAGTACTAAAGGATTCAGCTTCAAGCCATAATATGCGATAA
- a CDS encoding L-fuculose-phosphate aldolase: MLLLEERMKVVEYGKKIITSGLTKGTGGNISIFNREKQLVAISPSGIDYFETKPEDVVIINLDGEIVDGSKKPSSELDMHLIFYQRREDLNALVHTHSPYAKTIATLGWDIPPITYLVAFAGPNVRCAPYATFGTKELAEKAYEGMVDRRAVLLSNHGMIAGAHNIETAFTVAEEIEFSAQIYYQAKAIGEPTELSDEEMARLSKKFESYGQR, from the coding sequence ATGTTGCTTCTGGAAGAACGGATGAAAGTCGTAGAATACGGCAAGAAAATCATTACAAGCGGCCTGACGAAAGGGACGGGCGGAAATATCAGCATTTTCAATCGTGAAAAGCAGCTGGTTGCCATCAGCCCGAGCGGGATCGACTATTTTGAAACGAAGCCTGAAGATGTGGTCATCATCAATTTGGATGGCGAAATCGTCGATGGCAGTAAAAAGCCGTCGAGCGAGCTGGATATGCATTTGATTTTTTACCAGCGACGGGAGGATTTGAATGCGCTTGTCCACACCCACTCGCCATACGCAAAAACGATTGCGACACTTGGATGGGATATCCCGCCAATCACATATTTGGTGGCGTTTGCCGGTCCGAATGTCAGGTGCGCTCCTTATGCAACATTCGGAACGAAGGAGCTCGCCGAAAAGGCATATGAAGGCATGGTGGATAGGAGAGCCGTACTGTTGTCCAATCATGGCATGATTGCTGGTGCCCATAATATCGAAACCGCTTTTACAGTTGCTGAGGAAATTGAATTCAGCGCCCAGATATATTATCAGGCAAAAGCGATTGGTGAACCTACAGAACTATCTGATGAAGAAATGGCAAGGCTGTCAAAGAAATTTGAGAGCTACGGCCAGAGATGA
- a CDS encoding DUF4910 domain-containing protein: MAAIQDRIIEHLRFLTEEVGCRPVGSDKNNDAAEYIENVFKKAGMEIEIQEFAVPDWEAEEAYLLLNGERIDVRSNTFSSPCEVEAEIFSFCTIEELERASDLEGSIAFLYGELSKENYVAKGFTIYNPEHHQKVIRLLEQKNPAAVITIRLEKQSDSPIFNDWDFALPSVTIRPETGLRVMNGSWAKLVIKSKRNPGTTKNVIGRVKGSRRERIILIAHYDSVFHTPGAFDNASGVSLLLMLAEEIAKQKYLPVSFEFIAFSSEEYLGLGDQVYLRKQDEGFQNVITVMNFDGIGQKLGTNNITLMAGSAELENQLKTIKERFPAVHWTKPWYESNHTTFVLQGVPSIPFSCAGVADLLHTPDDQMRWISSEKMDEVYRLAHSVMDVLQDKNADWTRGSQ, encoded by the coding sequence ATGGCGGCTATACAGGACCGAATAATTGAGCATCTCAGATTTCTAACAGAAGAAGTTGGCTGCAGGCCAGTTGGCTCAGATAAAAATAACGATGCAGCTGAATACATAGAGAATGTTTTTAAAAAGGCTGGAATGGAAATTGAAATCCAGGAGTTCGCTGTGCCGGACTGGGAGGCTGAAGAAGCTTATCTGCTCCTAAATGGAGAACGAATAGATGTCAGAAGCAACACGTTTTCAAGCCCCTGTGAGGTAGAAGCGGAGATTTTTTCGTTCTGCACAATTGAGGAGCTTGAAAGAGCATCGGATCTCGAAGGGAGTATCGCTTTTCTATATGGCGAGCTGTCGAAAGAAAATTATGTAGCCAAAGGGTTTACTATTTATAATCCTGAGCACCATCAGAAAGTTATCCGCTTGCTGGAACAGAAAAACCCTGCTGCAGTCATCACTATTAGGCTGGAAAAGCAGAGTGATTCCCCAATTTTCAATGATTGGGATTTTGCTCTCCCTTCAGTGACGATAAGGCCAGAAACGGGTTTGCGGGTTATGAATGGCTCTTGGGCGAAATTAGTGATAAAAAGTAAAAGGAATCCTGGCACGACAAAAAATGTCATTGGCAGAGTGAAGGGATCACGTCGCGAAAGAATCATCCTTATTGCCCATTATGATTCTGTATTTCATACACCCGGTGCATTTGATAATGCCTCGGGAGTTTCCCTGCTGCTTATGCTTGCTGAGGAAATAGCAAAACAAAAGTATTTGCCTGTATCGTTTGAGTTCATCGCCTTTAGTTCGGAGGAGTATCTTGGACTTGGTGATCAGGTTTATTTAAGGAAACAGGACGAAGGCTTTCAGAACGTTATTACAGTCATGAATTTTGATGGGATTGGCCAGAAACTTGGGACCAATAATATCACATTAATGGCAGGATCTGCTGAACTTGAAAACCAGTTAAAGACTATCAAAGAAAGGTTTCCGGCAGTACACTGGACTAAACCCTGGTATGAAAGTAACCACACCACCTTTGTTCTTCAGGGGGTGCCGAGCATCCCGTTCAGCTGTGCTGGAGTAGCAGATTTATTGCACACTCCTGATGATCAGATGAGGTGGATCAGTTCCGAAAAAATGGATGAAGTTTATAGGCTGGCACACAGTGTTATGGACGTATTGCAGGATAAAAATGCTGATTGGACCAGGGGTTCACAGTAA
- a CDS encoding mechanosensitive ion channel encodes MNNNFYNGWDSILGKLPNVLIALAVLLVGWLVAKLIEKAVYKGLQKTSLDNKLFSNVNNKKYSAEKIISKIVYILILVFVFIMFLNILDLYVLTEPLVGMFSTIAAAIPNILKAGLILLFAWLIASGLKFLIQKGGKTLGVHEKLSKYKLTEDNQQTTNVVDTVANIVFYLVLLMALPAVLSALNLHGVSEPFENMIEGILGFIPKLFAAALILLVGYFVAKIVRDILTNFLQSIGTEKLVQRFGLSRLFEGTSLSRVIGTIAFVLILIPTVIAALERLDVEGISEPAIAMLNDILTMIPNIVVAIILVMIGLWLGKWLKKFTADLLRRIGFDSYFKGMGLNSAANRPNSLSLSDIVGYIVQVIVVLLFVAEALNVVKLDFFVDLARGVIAYLPHVIAAIVILGVGLWLGSLAKKVLSSILQGDSSNVLATVAKYAIITIAVFMALDQLGVAPAIVNAAFILTLGGLALAFGLAFGLGGKNFASKYLTKFDEKIEKTSIDQAAVQQQKMKKNNPVNPNPATPPNLNNLNQNPGTPPNLNNPNPGTPPNLNNPNQNRNNNPMDPHNGDNPLNP; translated from the coding sequence TTGAACAATAATTTTTACAATGGCTGGGACAGCATTCTTGGCAAGCTGCCAAATGTGCTGATTGCGCTGGCAGTCCTACTTGTCGGATGGCTTGTCGCAAAATTAATCGAAAAAGCAGTTTACAAGGGACTTCAGAAAACCAGCCTTGATAACAAGCTTTTTTCAAATGTAAACAATAAGAAGTATTCAGCTGAAAAAATCATCAGCAAGATTGTCTATATTTTAATTCTAGTATTTGTCTTCATCATGTTCCTGAATATCTTAGACTTATATGTATTGACGGAGCCGCTCGTCGGAATGTTCTCAACGATTGCCGCAGCAATTCCGAACATCCTGAAAGCTGGATTGATCCTTCTATTTGCCTGGCTGATCGCTTCAGGCTTGAAATTCCTGATTCAGAAAGGCGGCAAGACGCTTGGTGTCCATGAAAAATTAAGCAAGTACAAGCTTACAGAGGACAACCAGCAGACTACAAACGTGGTAGACACGGTTGCGAATATTGTATTCTATCTGGTACTACTGATGGCATTGCCGGCAGTACTGTCAGCCCTTAATCTGCATGGCGTTTCAGAGCCATTCGAAAACATGATTGAGGGAATCCTCGGCTTCATTCCTAAACTATTCGCGGCAGCACTGATTCTTTTAGTCGGCTACTTTGTCGCTAAAATCGTCCGCGATATCCTGACCAACTTTTTACAAAGCATTGGCACTGAAAAATTAGTCCAGCGTTTCGGGCTTTCCCGTTTATTCGAGGGCACAAGCCTTTCACGAGTGATCGGCACGATTGCTTTCGTATTGATTTTGATTCCGACCGTCATCGCTGCCCTTGAGCGTCTCGATGTCGAAGGAATATCTGAACCAGCGATCGCAATGCTGAATGACATCTTGACGATGATTCCGAATATCGTCGTTGCCATCATTCTTGTCATGATTGGCTTATGGCTTGGAAAATGGCTGAAGAAATTCACTGCTGATTTGTTAAGAAGAATTGGCTTCGACTCATATTTTAAAGGCATGGGCTTAAACAGCGCAGCTAACCGTCCAAACTCGTTAAGCTTATCTGACATTGTAGGCTATATCGTCCAGGTCATCGTCGTCCTTCTGTTTGTAGCAGAAGCATTGAACGTCGTGAAGCTTGATTTCTTCGTCGACCTTGCACGTGGTGTAATCGCGTACCTTCCGCATGTCATTGCTGCGATTGTCATCCTTGGAGTCGGCCTATGGCTTGGCAGCCTTGCGAAGAAAGTACTAAGCAGCATCCTGCAGGGTGATTCTTCAAACGTGCTGGCAACTGTCGCAAAATATGCGATCATTACCATTGCAGTCTTCATGGCGCTTGACCAGCTTGGAGTCGCGCCTGCCATCGTAAACGCAGCCTTCATCCTTACCCTTGGAGGATTGGCGCTCGCATTCGGACTGGCTTTCGGACTAGGCGGCAAAAACTTCGCTTCAAAATACCTGACCAAGTTCGATGAGAAAATCGAAAAAACCAGCATTGATCAGGCAGCGGTCCAACAGCAGAAAATGAAAAAGAACAATCCGGTCAACCCGAATCCTGCTACACCGCCAAACTTAAACAATCTGAACCAGAATCCTGGCACACCGCCAAATTTGAACAATCCGAACCCTGGCACACCGCCAAACTTGAACAACCCGAACCAGAACAGAAACAATAACCCTATGGATCCGCATAACGGCGACAACCCATTGAATCCATAA
- a CDS encoding sigma-70 family RNA polymerase sigma factor, with protein MKKIREEGLLDRDAWLEFIMNEYGERLTKLVYNYVKDWKLAEDIVQDVFIACYKNYDKVDEVISFKSWIYRMAINKSKDVLKSSAFRKVVMNSSLYSLFSSKELSPEKDFLKRSEEEFLSLCVLSLPVKYREVVTLYYYEECSIEEIIGILELNPNTIKTRLSRGRMKLKKMMERWGYNGEQA; from the coding sequence GTGAAAAAGATTAGGGAAGAAGGTCTATTAGATAGAGATGCCTGGCTGGAGTTTATTATGAATGAATACGGTGAACGGCTGACAAAGTTAGTTTATAACTATGTGAAGGACTGGAAGCTGGCGGAAGATATTGTCCAAGATGTATTCATAGCGTGCTACAAAAATTATGACAAAGTTGATGAAGTGATCTCATTCAAATCATGGATTTATCGAATGGCTATTAATAAATCAAAGGATGTATTGAAGAGTTCGGCGTTTCGAAAAGTGGTGATGAATTCAAGCTTGTATTCTCTTTTTTCATCAAAGGAATTGTCGCCAGAAAAAGATTTTTTGAAGCGCAGTGAAGAAGAGTTTCTTTCTTTGTGTGTATTATCTTTGCCTGTTAAATACCGGGAAGTGGTTACGCTTTATTATTATGAAGAATGTTCGATTGAAGAAATCATAGGAATATTAGAATTGAACCCCAATACGATAAAAACCAGATTGAGCAGAGGCAGAATGAAGCTGAAAAAAATGATGGAGAGGTGGGGATATAATGGAGAGCAAGCTTAA
- a CDS encoding YqaA family protein — MSEWIHAIEDWLLEFGSWGLFFVSFLESSFFPIPPDVLMIPMGIANPDKALWYAFITTAGSVLGALLGWYIGKRVGRPILRYFIKEEKIVLVERYFEKYGAMAILIAGFTPIPYKVFTIFSGITNVRIPTLIIWSIIGRGLRFFLEAAIIVALGDKAMPFIEDNFAMLTIVLGVVVIAGYLIYAYLKRSKKA; from the coding sequence ATGTCTGAATGGATCCACGCGATTGAAGATTGGCTGCTTGAATTTGGTTCATGGGGATTATTCTTCGTGTCTTTCCTGGAATCTTCCTTTTTCCCGATTCCACCCGATGTATTGATGATCCCTATGGGTATTGCCAATCCTGACAAGGCTCTCTGGTATGCCTTCATCACAACAGCAGGCTCTGTACTCGGTGCCCTGCTTGGCTGGTACATCGGTAAAAGAGTCGGCCGTCCAATTCTGCGTTATTTTATAAAAGAAGAGAAAATTGTCCTGGTCGAACGCTATTTTGAAAAATACGGTGCAATGGCTATTCTGATTGCCGGTTTCACTCCTATTCCATATAAGGTCTTCACGATTTTTTCAGGGATCACGAATGTAAGGATTCCGACGCTCATTATCTGGTCGATCATCGGCCGCGGCCTTCGTTTCTTCCTTGAAGCAGCGATCATCGTCGCACTAGGCGACAAAGCCATGCCATTCATCGAGGATAACTTCGCGATGCTGACAATCGTCCTCGGAGTCGTCGTAATTGCTGGGTATTTAATTTACGCATACTTGAAAAGATCGAAAAAAGCATAA
- a CDS encoding sulfite exporter TauE/SafE family protein produces the protein MEYILYLLLGGLISVLSGFFGVGGGFILTPILLLIGFSPLEAITTSLFFTVGTSISGITAHIRLKNILWKEGLIMGLSGIVATQLARPLVYALEARGWDEIVIPFLYIVLLAYFAVKMIRQGRKKDEEIPAPANFSLPKLLAVGFLGGFVSATLGVGGGFIIVPLIITSLGFDPKKAVGTSLFAVLLIVSVGFISYAVNTEIDYLIGLMLIAGTLVGSQFGARMTGYFENREMNAMLGLLYLTTLAGALLKLFDLNKIGLLIMGLFIAFFFARSIVKITKAKQTNKSD, from the coding sequence ATGGAATACATACTTTATCTACTGCTGGGCGGCCTGATCAGTGTCCTCTCTGGTTTTTTCGGAGTGGGAGGCGGCTTTATCCTGACGCCCATTTTACTTTTGATAGGCTTTTCGCCGCTTGAGGCAATCACAACGAGTTTGTTTTTTACTGTGGGTACATCCATTTCGGGAATTACAGCCCATATCCGCCTGAAGAATATCCTCTGGAAAGAGGGGTTGATTATGGGATTGAGCGGAATTGTTGCGACGCAGCTGGCAAGGCCACTGGTGTATGCCCTTGAAGCGAGGGGCTGGGATGAAATCGTCATTCCGTTCCTTTATATTGTGCTGCTTGCTTATTTTGCGGTAAAAATGATCCGCCAGGGAAGAAAGAAAGACGAGGAGATCCCTGCACCTGCCAATTTTTCGCTGCCAAAGCTGTTGGCCGTTGGCTTCCTCGGCGGCTTCGTCTCGGCAACGCTTGGTGTGGGCGGCGGTTTTATCATCGTTCCGCTGATCATTACATCGCTTGGCTTCGATCCGAAAAAGGCAGTTGGAACGAGTTTATTTGCGGTTTTGCTCATCGTTTCAGTTGGTTTCATTTCTTATGCGGTCAATACGGAGATCGATTACTTAATTGGCCTGATGCTGATTGCTGGCACCCTGGTCGGCTCCCAGTTCGGCGCAAGAATGACTGGTTATTTTGAAAACAGGGAAATGAACGCGATGCTTGGCCTGCTTTATCTTACAACTCTGGCAGGGGCTTTACTGAAGTTATTTGATTTAAATAAAATTGGGCTTTTGATCATGGGGCTGTTCATAGCATTTTTCTTTGCACGTTCGATAGTAAAGATAACGAAAGCAAAACAGACGAATAAGTCCGATTAA
- a CDS encoding GNAT family N-acetyltransferase — MKLVSHYREDEVLRKSFIQLAADIFGLDFTSWHEKGYWGDRYIPFSYAEGDRIVANVSVNDLDFIIEGKSYKALQIGTVMTHPEYRNKGLSASLMNHVLDVYEGKYDFIYLFANDSVLDFYPRFGFKEAEEYLYSTKVSAGQSQFVLRKLELARDLELIEKAVYGRVPVSQAFSTANSAGITMYHILNVFPDHLYYHAEKDAIVIFTKENGMVQLYDFISSAPVDIKDIMATFGDTDTIQFHFTPDDSDLQYQRIPFKRDGALFVKKKNGLEFPRFVKHPFTSEA, encoded by the coding sequence ATGAAGCTAGTAAGCCATTACCGTGAGGATGAGGTTTTGAGGAAAAGTTTTATCCAGCTGGCTGCTGACATTTTCGGCCTTGATTTTACGAGCTGGCATGAAAAGGGCTATTGGGGAGATCGATACATCCCGTTTTCCTATGCCGAAGGCGACCGGATCGTGGCCAATGTATCGGTCAACGATCTCGATTTTATCATCGAAGGAAAAAGCTATAAAGCCCTGCAGATTGGCACCGTCATGACCCACCCTGAATATCGGAACAAAGGGTTGTCAGCAAGCCTGATGAATCATGTTTTGGATGTGTACGAGGGAAAATATGATTTTATCTACCTGTTCGCCAATGACAGTGTGCTTGATTTTTATCCGAGATTCGGGTTTAAAGAAGCTGAAGAGTATCTGTATTCGACAAAGGTTTCTGCTGGGCAGAGCCAATTTGTTTTGAGGAAACTCGAACTGGCACGTGACCTAGAGCTTATCGAAAAAGCGGTTTACGGAAGAGTGCCGGTTTCCCAAGCTTTTTCGACTGCCAATTCCGCTGGCATTACGATGTATCATATTCTGAATGTTTTTCCTGACCACCTTTACTATCATGCAGAAAAAGACGCTATTGTTATTTTCACGAAGGAAAACGGGATGGTACAACTGTATGATTTCATCAGCAGTGCGCCGGTAGACATCAAAGACATTATGGCGACCTTCGGAGACACAGATACTATTCAATTCCACTTCACACCCGATGACAGTGATCTCCAATATCAGCGCATTCCTTTTAAGAGAGATGGAGCATTGTTTGTAAAAAAGAAAAACGGACTGGAGTTTCCGCGGTTTGTGAAGCATCCTTTTACATCCGAAGCGTAA
- a CDS encoding FtsW/RodA/SpoVE family cell cycle protein, with amino-acid sequence MEKPLKKFDRFDWTLTLLLLLFFLTSCLAIYSAQRTGQYVGQNFLYKQIFWYIVGSGIIGVVMMFDSEQYRKLSWYLYGFGVFLLIFLFFAPASIAEERNGAKSWFFIEPFGSIQPSEFMKVFLILAMSSTIYAHHKKHSIKTLQTDFLLFIKLGFITALPLGMIMLQPDLGTSLVVLAIFTGIILVSGITWKIILPLYGGGAAFGAGILYLVIWKPEILKEYLGVKTYQFGRIYAWLDPESYPEYGYHLQKSLSAIGSGMLTGKGLNGSEVYIPESHTDFIFSVIGEEFGFAGGSFVISLYFLLIYHLTKTALDTNDPFNTYISAGVISMITFHVFQNIGMTIQLLPITGIPLPFISYGGSSLMGNMLAMGLIYGIRFHHKTYMFASRDRSFDI; translated from the coding sequence ATGGAGAAGCCTCTAAAAAAATTTGACCGGTTTGATTGGACATTGACGCTCCTTTTATTGCTGTTTTTTCTGACAAGCTGCTTAGCGATTTACAGCGCCCAGAGAACAGGCCAATATGTTGGGCAGAACTTTTTATATAAGCAAATCTTTTGGTACATTGTTGGGTCGGGGATTATTGGCGTCGTCATGATGTTCGACAGTGAGCAGTACCGCAAACTTTCATGGTATTTGTACGGTTTCGGAGTCTTCCTGCTGATCTTCCTGTTTTTCGCTCCTGCCAGCATAGCCGAGGAAAGGAATGGCGCTAAAAGCTGGTTCTTCATCGAGCCATTCGGTTCGATCCAGCCCTCAGAATTCATGAAGGTCTTTTTGATTCTTGCCATGAGCAGCACGATCTATGCTCACCATAAAAAACATTCAATAAAAACACTGCAAACTGACTTCCTGCTTTTCATCAAGCTTGGCTTCATAACCGCTTTGCCACTAGGAATGATCATGCTTCAGCCCGACCTGGGCACCTCTCTCGTCGTGCTTGCGATTTTCACCGGAATCATTCTGGTTTCAGGCATCACCTGGAAAATCATCCTTCCGCTCTATGGCGGAGGTGCCGCATTTGGAGCAGGCATACTGTATCTCGTCATCTGGAAGCCGGAAATCCTAAAAGAATACCTGGGTGTAAAAACATATCAGTTCGGCCGCATTTATGCGTGGCTTGATCCAGAGAGCTACCCTGAATATGGCTATCACCTGCAAAAATCCCTCAGTGCCATTGGTTCCGGCATGCTTACCGGGAAAGGGCTGAATGGCAGTGAAGTCTACATTCCCGAAAGCCATACGGACTTCATCTTCAGTGTGATCGGCGAGGAATTTGGCTTTGCAGGCGGCAGCTTTGTCATCAGCCTGTACTTCTTGTTAATCTACCATCTGACGAAAACCGCACTGGATACGAATGACCCATTCAATACCTACATCAGCGCAGGAGTCATCAGCATGATCACCTTCCACGTCTTCCAGAATATCGGGATGACAATCCAGCTGCTGCCAATTACCGGCATCCCGCTGCCCTTCATCAGTTATGGCGGAAGCTCGCTCATGGGCAATATGCTCGCGATGGGGTTGATTTACGGAATCCGGTTCCATCATAAAACGTATATGTTCGCCTCGAGAGACAGGAGCTTTGATATCTGA
- a CDS encoding ABC transporter substrate-binding protein, translated as MKKLLMLMMAAAMILAGCGTEAQPEKKESEKTAQEQKTGFPVTVKDAIDEEVVIEDKPERIISLIPSNTEIVYALENGEAIVGVTDFDNYPEDAMSKEKIGGMEFNIEKMISLKPDLVLAPGSTADTVKEGLQQLKDAGIDVVVVNDAQSFEEVYQSIELIGKAIGETEKADELVENMKNSFAELKKKAETIKPEEQKTVFVEVSPAPEIYTAGKNTFINEMLELIGAKNAAGDMEGWPKVDPEAIVERNPDVVVTTYGYYTEKPVEQVLARQGWNNVKAVKEQQVYDVHSDLVTRSGPRLAEGAEELAKAIYPDIFK; from the coding sequence ATGAAGAAGTTATTAATGTTAATGATGGCAGCAGCCATGATCCTGGCGGGCTGCGGTACAGAAGCACAGCCCGAAAAGAAGGAAAGCGAAAAAACCGCACAGGAGCAAAAGACAGGATTCCCTGTCACGGTAAAAGACGCAATTGATGAAGAAGTTGTCATTGAAGATAAGCCTGAAAGGATCATTTCCCTGATTCCGAGCAATACGGAAATTGTCTACGCACTTGAGAACGGAGAGGCGATTGTCGGTGTCACTGATTTCGACAATTATCCAGAGGACGCAATGTCGAAGGAAAAAATCGGCGGCATGGAATTCAATATCGAGAAAATGATCTCACTGAAGCCAGATCTTGTCCTTGCTCCTGGATCAACTGCGGACACTGTAAAAGAAGGCCTTCAGCAACTAAAGGATGCAGGAATCGATGTTGTCGTTGTAAATGACGCACAGTCATTTGAAGAAGTGTATCAATCAATTGAGTTGATTGGCAAGGCCATTGGCGAGACAGAAAAGGCGGATGAACTTGTAGAAAATATGAAAAATAGTTTTGCAGAATTGAAAAAGAAAGCTGAAACAATCAAACCGGAAGAGCAAAAGACGGTCTTTGTGGAGGTCTCACCAGCACCGGAAATCTACACAGCCGGCAAGAATACTTTTATCAATGAAATGCTTGAATTGATTGGGGCAAAGAACGCTGCCGGAGATATGGAAGGCTGGCCGAAGGTCGACCCGGAAGCAATTGTTGAGCGTAATCCCGATGTGGTTGTGACAACCTATGGATATTATACAGAAAAGCCAGTTGAGCAGGTGCTCGCACGGCAGGGCTGGAATAATGTGAAAGCGGTCAAGGAGCAGCAGGTTTACGATGTCCACTCCGACCTTGTAACCCGTTCAGGTCCAAGGCTCGCTGAAGGAGCAGAGGAGCTTGCAAAAGCCATTTACCCGGACATTTTTAAATAA